In Daphnia pulex isolate KAP4 chromosome 7, ASM2113471v1, one genomic interval encodes:
- the LOC124197475 gene encoding cytosolic Fe-S cluster assembly factor nubp1-like — protein sequence MENEIPEHCPGVQSEAAGKASTCDGCPNQKICASGEVTVEDPKIMVGIQERMLNVKHKILVLSGKGGVGKSTLTSMIARVFAQDLTKNVAVMDIDICGPSAPRIMGVEGETVHQSGSGWSPVYIGENLSVMSVGLLLASPDDAVIWRGPKKNGLIKQFLSEVDWGSLDYLLMDTPPGTSDEHLSIAQYMLPCQLTGAIIVTSPQEISLLDVRKEINFCRKVNIPIIGIVENMSWFVCPKCSKESEIFLATTGGARQMASEFNLPFLGQIPLDHRLTQACDEGIDFFEEYSDSATASAFIQLVKEIKAHIKE from the exons ATGGAAAACGAAATACCGGAAC ATTGCCCTGGTGTTCAGAGTGAAGCTGCAGGAAAAGCATCTACATGTGATG GTTGTCCAAATCAAAAGATCTGTGCCTCTGGTGAAGTTACAGTAGAAGATCCTAAAATAATGGTTGGTATTCAGGAACGCATGTTGAATGTGAAACACAAG ATATTGGTACTTTCTGGCAAAGGCGGAGTAGGTAAAAGCACATTAACCAGTATGATAGCCAGAGTGTTTGCTCAGGATCTCACCAAAAAT GTTGCTGTTATGGATATTGATATTTGTGGTCCATCAGCCCCTCGCATTATGGGAGTTGAAGGTGAAACAg TTCACCAAAGTGGTTCTGGCTGGTCTCCTGTT TACATAGGTGAAAATTTATCTGTCATGTCTGTTGGACTACTTTTAGCAAGTCCTGATGATGCAGTGATTTGGAgaggaccaaaaaaaaatg GTCTGATCAAACAGTTCCTGAGTGAAGTTGATTGGGGCTCATTAGACTACTTGTTAATGGATACGCCGCCAGGAACATCTGATGAACATTTATCCATTGCACAGTACATGCTTCCTTGCCAACTTACTGGGGCAATAATCGTCACTTCACCCCAGGAGATTTCTCTTTTAGATGTTCGCaaagaaataaacttttgCAGAAAGGTCAATATTCCAATAATTGGTATAGTTGAAAACATGAGTTG GTTTGTGTGTCCCAAGTGCAGTAAAGAAAGCGAAATATTTCTTGCCACTACAGGGGGTGCTCGTCAGATGGCAAGTGAATTTAACTTGCCCTTCCTTGGTCAAATTCCGCTCGATCATCGTCTTACTCAAGCATGTGACGAGGGGATCGATTTCTTCGAAGAATATTCAGATTCTGCTACTGCTTCAGCATTTATTCAGCTTGTtaaag AAATCAAAGCACACATCAAGGAGTGA